From a region of the Methylomonas rapida genome:
- a CDS encoding arylesterase: MLTKLPDDAVILAFGDSLTYGTGASAEHDYPHILAQLSGREVINAGVPGEISGEGRQRLPALLDEYQPSLLILIHGGNDFLRKLPVDQTRENLKAMIAEAKQRNIAVVLLGVPQFGLMFLHSADIYAELAESEKIPTDLETLPEIIASNDLKSDAVHPNNQGYQRLAESIAALLKKQGAL, translated from the coding sequence ATGCTGACCAAACTGCCGGACGATGCGGTGATTCTGGCGTTTGGCGATAGTCTCACCTACGGCACCGGCGCATCCGCAGAGCACGATTATCCTCATATCCTGGCGCAATTGAGCGGTCGTGAAGTCATTAACGCCGGCGTACCCGGCGAGATCAGCGGCGAAGGCCGCCAGCGTTTGCCGGCGTTACTCGACGAATATCAACCTAGCCTATTGATTCTGATTCACGGCGGCAACGACTTCTTGCGCAAGCTTCCGGTCGATCAAACCCGAGAAAACCTCAAAGCGATGATCGCCGAAGCCAAGCAACGCAATATTGCCGTCGTACTGCTTGGCGTCCCGCAGTTTGGCCTGATGTTTTTGCATAGCGCGGACATTTATGCCGAGCTTGCGGAATCCGAGAAAATTCCCACCGATCTGGAAACCTTGCCAGAGATCATCGCTTCCAACGATCTAAAGTCAGACGCCGTGCATCCCAATAATCAAGGCTACCAGCGCTTGGCGGAGAGCATCGCCGCCCTGTTGAAAAAACAAGGCGCGTTGTGA
- the speA gene encoding biosynthetic arginine decarboxylase, translating into MTTQTWSIEQSKQLYAIRQWGDGYFSVNGQGHVCVKPRLDSATEIDLYEIAQSLQKKGLHFPILVRFTDILRDRIRRLQQAFDQARQAHDYQGHYTPVYPIKVNQQGNVVESIVSAENIGLEAGSKPELLAILGLAKSGGTIVCNGYKDRLYIRMALMGQLMGLSVFIVIEKPSELELIIEEAAKLNVKPLLGLRVRLSTISAGKWQNSGGEKSKFGLHASEVLQLVTRLKQVEMLDCLQLMHFHMGSQIANIHDIKLALKEAGQYYRQLHILGANISTVDAGGGLGVDYDGSGSRRECSINYSMGEYADNIVRAFAEASHEHGLPQPHIITESGRAITAHHAVLITNVTEVECLQGVNLDQVDFANVSEAYHNAQFDMAEARARFVQGDIGLIELAEAERHYVGLCQQIQNDLNLDNQHHREILQELDEKLADKVFCNFSLFQSMPDIWGIDQIFPIMPIHRLDEEPGRRAVLQDLTCDSDGRIDQYVDRQNISHTLPLHTIGENEDYLIGFFMVGAYQEILGDMHNLFGDTHSINIELDGDGYRFGEFMEGEDVSELLDYVHIDTAALKTAYRKKLDATSLSGEQKQAFEQELLAGLNAYTYLEK; encoded by the coding sequence GTGACCACACAAACCTGGTCGATCGAACAATCCAAACAACTCTATGCGATACGGCAATGGGGCGATGGTTATTTTTCCGTGAACGGCCAGGGTCATGTCTGCGTCAAGCCGAGGCTCGATAGCGCAACCGAAATCGATTTGTACGAGATTGCGCAAAGTCTGCAAAAAAAAGGCCTACATTTCCCGATATTGGTACGCTTTACCGATATTCTGCGCGACCGCATCCGCCGGCTACAACAAGCCTTCGACCAAGCCCGCCAGGCACACGATTATCAAGGTCATTACACCCCGGTTTATCCAATCAAGGTCAACCAGCAGGGCAATGTAGTCGAAAGCATCGTTTCCGCTGAAAACATAGGCCTGGAAGCCGGCAGCAAGCCCGAATTATTGGCGATATTGGGCCTGGCGAAATCCGGCGGCACCATCGTCTGTAACGGCTACAAGGACAGGCTATATATTCGCATGGCCTTGATGGGCCAACTGATGGGCCTATCGGTCTTCATCGTCATCGAAAAACCGTCGGAACTGGAACTGATCATCGAGGAAGCCGCCAAGCTGAACGTCAAGCCACTATTAGGCCTACGGGTTCGCCTCTCGACCATCAGCGCCGGCAAATGGCAGAACAGCGGCGGCGAAAAATCCAAATTCGGTTTGCACGCCAGCGAAGTGCTGCAACTAGTCACCCGTTTAAAACAAGTCGAAATGTTGGATTGCCTGCAATTGATGCATTTTCACATGGGCTCACAAATCGCCAATATTCACGACATCAAATTGGCACTGAAGGAAGCCGGCCAGTATTACCGGCAGCTGCATATTCTGGGCGCCAATATCAGCACCGTTGATGCCGGTGGCGGTCTGGGCGTCGATTACGACGGCAGCGGTTCACGGCGCGAATGTTCGATCAATTACAGCATGGGTGAATACGCGGACAATATCGTGCGCGCCTTTGCCGAAGCCAGCCACGAACACGGCTTGCCGCAACCCCACATCATCACCGAATCCGGCCGCGCCATCACCGCCCATCATGCGGTGTTGATCACCAACGTCACCGAAGTGGAATGCCTGCAAGGCGTAAATTTAGACCAGGTGGATTTCGCAAACGTCAGCGAAGCCTACCACAACGCCCAATTCGACATGGCCGAGGCCCGCGCCCGTTTCGTGCAAGGCGACATCGGTCTGATAGAACTGGCCGAGGCCGAAAGACACTATGTCGGTCTGTGCCAGCAAATCCAGAACGATTTGAATCTGGACAACCAGCATCACCGGGAAATTTTGCAGGAGCTGGACGAAAAGCTGGCCGACAAGGTGTTCTGCAATTTTTCGCTGTTTCAATCGATGCCGGATATTTGGGGCATAGATCAAATCTTTCCGATCATGCCGATTCATCGGCTGGATGAGGAACCGGGGCGACGCGCGGTCTTGCAAGATTTGACCTGCGATTCCGACGGCCGCATCGATCAATACGTCGATCGGCAAAACATCAGTCATACCCTGCCGTTGCACACGATAGGCGAAAATGAGGACTATCTGATTGGTTTTTTCATGGTCGGCGCCTATCAGGAAATTCTTGGCGATATGCACAACCTGTTTGGCGACACCCATTCGATCAACATAGAATTGGACGGCGACGGCTACCGCTTTGGCGAATTCATGGAAGGCGAGGACGTCAGCGAGTTACTGGATTATGTGCATATTGATACGGCTGCGTTGAAAACCGCCTATCGGAAAAAACTGGACGCCACCTCATTGAGTGGCGAACAGAAACAGGCGTTCGAACAGGAATTGCTGGCGGGATTGAACGCCTATACTTATTTGGAAAAATAA
- the speE gene encoding polyamine aminopropyltransferase, with amino-acid sequence MLDAQWFSEAQASSGTAFSLKIKRKLHEEQSEFQFLEIYETEQFGNLMVIDGCTMVSTRDNFFYHEMMSHPVLYTHPDPKRVWIIGGGDCGTLREVLKHPGVEQAVQIDIDERVTRLAEIYFPELCESNNDPRADLKFIDGIKWVKDAEPNSVDIIIVDSTDPVGPAEGLFCADFYKDCFKALSANGIVIQQSESALLHMKILKEMRDEMRAGGFTHMQTLFFPQCIYPSGWWSATMACKVELSGFREQDAAAKGFDTVYYNSDIHKASLAMPEFFKKAFAQ; translated from the coding sequence ATGTTAGACGCCCAATGGTTCAGCGAAGCGCAAGCTTCCAGCGGTACCGCTTTTTCCCTGAAAATCAAACGCAAACTGCACGAAGAGCAATCCGAATTCCAATTCCTGGAAATCTACGAGACCGAGCAGTTCGGCAATCTGATGGTGATCGACGGTTGCACCATGGTCTCTACCCGGGATAACTTTTTTTATCACGAGATGATGAGCCACCCCGTTTTATACACCCATCCCGATCCGAAACGAGTCTGGATCATCGGCGGCGGCGATTGCGGCACCTTGCGCGAAGTATTGAAGCATCCGGGCGTCGAGCAGGCAGTGCAAATCGATATCGACGAGCGCGTGACCCGCTTGGCCGAAATCTATTTCCCCGAGCTGTGCGAATCGAACAACGATCCGCGCGCGGATTTGAAATTCATCGACGGTATCAAATGGGTCAAGGACGCCGAGCCGAACAGCGTGGACATCATCATCGTCGATAGCACCGACCCGGTCGGGCCGGCGGAAGGCTTGTTCTGCGCAGATTTTTACAAGGATTGTTTCAAGGCCTTGAGTGCAAACGGCATCGTGATTCAACAAAGCGAATCAGCACTGCTGCATATGAAGATTTTAAAAGAAATGCGTGACGAGATGCGGGCCGGCGGTTTTACGCATATGCAGACCCTGTTTTTCCCTCAATGCATTTATCCCTCCGGCTGGTGGAGCGCGACGATGGCCTGTAAAGTCGAACTATCCGGTTTCAGGGAGCAGGATGCGGCTGCGAAAGGCTTTGATACCGTTTACTACAATAGCGATATTCACAAAGCCAGCCTGGCGATGCCGGAGTTTTTCAAGAAAGCTTTTGCACAATGA
- a CDS encoding zinc metalloprotease HtpX — MSVPPPLRPHQWRNRLQTALLIILLLTISGLVGNLLLGAIGLWIALGGALLTLILEPVAAWRMTLRLYQARPIYPTEAPDLWRIVTILSQRAELPATPVLYYIPSPMINAFAVGHGKHAAIALTYGLLSKLTLRELSGVLGHEIAHIAHGDLKVMGLADYISRLTNLLSTAGQLMLLLSLPILFIEGYGISINWFSMLLLLFSPQLAVLAQLGLSRVREYDADQKAAILTGDPLGLAYALARIEHHSRSWIEIFLPGWGNPQPSWLRSHPPTEERIKRLEGYAMTYSDLKPSLASDLPIGYATKAVQHAPRWRVGGFWY, encoded by the coding sequence ATGTCCGTCCCGCCTCCCTTACGGCCTCATCAATGGCGCAATCGTTTGCAAACGGCGTTGTTGATCATCCTGCTACTGACAATCAGCGGCCTGGTTGGTAATTTGCTGCTGGGTGCAATAGGACTGTGGATCGCCTTGGGCGGCGCCTTACTGACATTGATTCTCGAACCCGTCGCCGCCTGGCGCATGACGCTGCGTCTTTATCAAGCGAGACCAATCTATCCCACCGAAGCACCTGATCTGTGGCGGATCGTCACGATTCTGAGTCAACGCGCCGAATTACCCGCCACACCGGTGCTTTATTACATCCCCAGCCCAATGATCAATGCATTCGCGGTCGGGCACGGCAAACACGCCGCGATCGCCTTGACTTATGGCCTGCTAAGCAAATTGACTCTACGCGAACTAAGCGGCGTATTGGGCCATGAAATAGCCCATATTGCGCATGGCGATTTGAAAGTCATGGGACTGGCGGATTACATTAGCCGCCTGACCAATTTACTTTCCACCGCAGGACAACTGATGCTGTTGCTGTCATTGCCCATACTGTTCATCGAGGGCTACGGCATCAGCATCAATTGGTTTTCGATGCTGCTGCTTTTGTTTTCACCTCAACTGGCGGTATTGGCCCAGCTAGGCCTATCCAGAGTTCGTGAATACGATGCCGACCAAAAAGCGGCAATCCTGACCGGCGATCCCTTGGGTTTGGCTTATGCTTTGGCCAGAATTGAACACCACAGCCGATCCTGGATAGAAATATTTTTGCCCGGCTGGGGTAACCCGCAGCCTTCATGGCTACGGAGTCACCCACCGACGGAAGAACGTATCAAACGTTTGGAGGGATATGCGATGACTTATTCTGATTTGAAGCCGTCCTTGGCAAGCGATCTTCCTATTGGTTATGCCACTAAAGCCGTTCAGCATGCGCCGCGCTGGCGTGTAGGAGGATTTTGGTATTGA
- a CDS encoding DnaJ C-terminal domain-containing protein translates to MQYKDYYQTLGVKRDASLEEIKKAFRKLARKYHPDVSKEPNAESRMKEVNEAYTVLSDPEKRAAYDQLGRGYQSGQEFRPPPNWDAGFEFSSRGFNPREAAEFSDFFAELFGNMRGFRADTGQYYGRDRFNARGEDHHAKVMLDLEDSFRGASRQITLRVPRVDAQGRMQLDSRVLNIKIPKGVYERQIIRLGGQGAPGMGSGKAGDLLLEVCFNPHPRFRVDGKNLHLTLPVTPWEAALGAMIPLNLVDTSLKVKIPEGTQSGRQLRLGGKGLPSDPPGDLLLDIQVLLPPATSDKARRFYQQMAQELAFDPRRNH, encoded by the coding sequence TTGCAATACAAGGATTATTATCAAACATTGGGCGTCAAACGCGATGCTTCACTGGAAGAAATCAAAAAAGCCTTCCGCAAACTGGCGCGCAAATATCATCCCGACGTGTCCAAGGAACCCAACGCCGAATCCCGCATGAAGGAAGTCAACGAAGCCTATACGGTGCTATCGGACCCAGAAAAACGCGCGGCCTACGATCAATTGGGTCGCGGCTATCAATCGGGACAAGAATTCAGACCACCGCCGAATTGGGACGCAGGCTTTGAATTTTCCAGCCGGGGCTTCAATCCGCGCGAAGCCGCCGAGTTCAGCGATTTTTTCGCCGAGTTATTTGGCAATATGCGTGGATTTCGCGCCGATACCGGTCAATATTACGGTCGAGATCGTTTCAATGCCCGGGGCGAAGACCATCATGCCAAGGTCATGCTGGACTTGGAAGACAGTTTCCGCGGCGCCTCGCGCCAAATCACGTTGCGGGTACCGCGTGTGGATGCGCAAGGTCGTATGCAACTCGATAGCCGGGTGCTGAACATCAAAATCCCCAAAGGCGTTTACGAACGTCAGATCATTCGCCTGGGCGGCCAGGGAGCGCCGGGCATGGGCAGCGGCAAGGCCGGCGATTTGTTGCTGGAAGTCTGTTTCAATCCGCATCCGCGCTTTCGGGTCGACGGCAAGAATTTACACCTGACCCTGCCGGTGACACCCTGGGAAGCGGCCCTGGGCGCCATGATTCCACTCAATCTCGTCGATACCAGCCTGAAAGTGAAAATACCGGAGGGCACGCAAAGCGGCAGGCAGTTACGCCTTGGCGGCAAGGGCCTGCCAAGCGACCCGCCGGGCGATCTATTACTGGACATACAAGTATTATTACCGCCCGCGACCAGCGACAAAGCGCGGCGGTTTTACCAACAAATGGCTCAGGAACTGGCTTTTGATCCACGCCGCAATCACTGA
- a CDS encoding hydrolase yields MSIIHHCFEPAWWLNNPHLQTVYPALLRKPPTLMRKRQRLFTEDGDFIDLDWYGDDDRAIVILLHGLAGSSQSGYILGLQHVLKQHGFSSVAMNFRGCSGEPNRLARSYHSGETEDIEFVYQSLRQQFPKSALAAVGFSLGGNVLLKWLGEQGCKVKLFAAAAICVPLVLSACATRLDHGVSRLYRGYLLNELKRYINIKKRYLLTNGRMAEAEKLIQLGDLSSVQSFWQYDDLVVARLHDFKDVNDYYRRASSRQFLPKIRVPSLLIQARDDPFMTPDVLPSADELSSAVELEICSNGGHVGFIEKRRGFGHRYWLEKRIPAFLGDKLKN; encoded by the coding sequence ATGTCCATAATCCATCATTGTTTTGAACCCGCCTGGTGGTTGAATAACCCCCACTTGCAAACCGTTTATCCAGCCTTGTTGCGCAAGCCGCCAACGTTGATGCGAAAACGTCAGCGCTTGTTCACCGAGGATGGCGATTTTATCGATCTGGATTGGTACGGCGACGATGATCGCGCGATTGTCATCCTGCTCCATGGCTTGGCGGGCAGTTCTCAATCGGGCTACATACTCGGTTTGCAGCATGTACTTAAACAACATGGTTTTTCCAGTGTTGCCATGAATTTTCGGGGTTGCAGCGGTGAGCCTAATCGTTTGGCGCGCAGTTATCATTCTGGCGAAACCGAGGACATTGAGTTTGTTTATCAAAGTCTGCGCCAGCAATTTCCAAAATCCGCATTGGCCGCCGTGGGTTTTTCGTTGGGCGGCAATGTGCTGCTGAAGTGGTTGGGCGAACAAGGTTGTAAAGTCAAATTGTTTGCGGCGGCGGCCATTTGCGTGCCGTTGGTGCTGAGCGCATGCGCCACGCGGCTGGATCATGGCGTTTCCAGGCTTTATCGAGGTTACCTGCTAAACGAGTTGAAGCGCTATATCAATATCAAAAAGCGGTATTTGCTGACAAATGGGAGGATGGCGGAAGCGGAAAAGTTGATTCAACTGGGCGATTTATCTTCGGTACAGTCATTCTGGCAATATGACGATCTCGTCGTGGCTCGTTTACATGACTTCAAAGATGTAAACGATTACTATCGGCGCGCCAGTTCGCGACAGTTTTTGCCCAAAATTCGCGTGCCTTCTTTATTGATTCAGGCTCGAGACGATCCCTTCATGACGCCGGACGTTTTGCCGTCAGCCGATGAGCTGAGTTCGGCCGTGGAATTGGAAATATGCAGCAACGGGGGGCATGTCGGTTTCATCGAGAAGCGGCGTGGGTTTGGGCACCGCTATTGGCTGGAAAAAAGGATTCCTGCGTTTTTGGGCGATAAGCTGAAAAATTAG
- the glyQ gene encoding glycine--tRNA ligase subunit alpha — translation MSTSKNDVSTFQGLILTLQQYWSEQGCVLLQPLDQEVGAGTFHPATFLRAIGPEPWNAAYVQPSRRPTDGRYGENPNRLQHYYQYQVVMKPSPDNIQELYLGSLRHLGLDLLEHDIRFVEDNWESPTLGAWGLGWEVWLNGMEVTQFTYFQQVGGLECKPVTGEITYGLERIAMYLQGVESVFDLVWTRGPQGVVTYGDVFHQNEVEMSAFNFEHANVDFLFQCFDTFEAECLKLLEQNLPLPAYEMVLKASHSFNLLDARHAISVTERQRYILRVRNLAKSVAEAYYARREALGFPILARQGV, via the coding sequence GTGTCGACAAGCAAAAACGATGTCTCTACTTTTCAGGGCCTGATTCTGACCTTGCAGCAATACTGGTCGGAGCAGGGATGTGTGCTGTTGCAGCCTTTGGATCAAGAAGTGGGCGCCGGGACTTTTCACCCCGCGACTTTCTTGCGCGCCATTGGTCCAGAGCCCTGGAACGCGGCTTACGTCCAGCCTTCGCGCCGCCCGACCGACGGCCGTTACGGCGAAAACCCCAACCGTTTGCAGCATTACTACCAATATCAGGTGGTGATGAAACCGTCGCCGGACAATATCCAGGAATTGTATCTGGGTTCGCTGCGCCATTTGGGGCTGGATTTGCTGGAGCACGACATTCGCTTTGTCGAAGACAACTGGGAATCACCGACTCTGGGCGCCTGGGGCTTGGGTTGGGAAGTCTGGTTGAACGGCATGGAAGTGACTCAATTTACCTATTTTCAACAGGTCGGTGGCCTGGAGTGCAAGCCGGTGACCGGCGAAATTACCTATGGTCTTGAGCGGATCGCGATGTATCTGCAGGGCGTGGAGTCGGTGTTCGATCTGGTCTGGACCCGCGGTCCTCAAGGTGTGGTGACTTACGGCGACGTGTTCCATCAAAACGAAGTGGAAATGTCGGCGTTCAATTTCGAACACGCCAACGTCGATTTCCTGTTTCAATGCTTCGATACCTTCGAGGCGGAATGCCTGAAACTGTTGGAGCAAAACTTGCCCTTGCCCGCTTACGAAATGGTCTTGAAAGCCTCCCATTCATTCAACCTGCTGGATGCGCGCCACGCCATTTCGGTCACCGAACGCCAACGCTACATTTTGCGGGTGCGCAATCTGGCCAAATCCGTGGCCGAAGCCTACTACGCCCGCCGCGAAGCCTTGGGCTTTCCGATTCTTGCCAGACAGGGAGTGTAA
- the glyS gene encoding glycine--tRNA ligase subunit beta, with protein MSSNDLLFELGGEELPPKSLKKLSQSLLDGMVAGLKEAGLNFSEAKAYASPRRLAVLIRNLDSQQADKVVEKRGPALLAAYGPDGSPSKAALGFAASCGASFDQLEKLETDKGAWLIFKQAVKGQATAELIPDIIRKSLAQLPIAKRMRWGAYEHEFVRPVHNAVLLFGNEVIEAEILGLKTGRHSFGHRMHAPNPIELSHPNDYVDQLLAAKVTVDFEQRMRQIETGAQQAASQLGGIAHIDEDLLEEVAALNEWPVPVVGNFDARFLELPQEVLITTMQSNQKYFPVKNAQGGLLPHFITFANIESSNPASIRAGNERVVLPRLVDAEFFWKQDRKQSLADRVDSLKTIVFQKELGTLFDKTERVANLAGLIAEKLGADVALARRAALLAKTDLMTNMVGEFANLQGTMGRYYAAADGEDMAVAQAQEEQYFPKQSGGEIPQAPISVALALAEKIDTLAGIFSAGLIPTGDKDPYALRRATLGILRILIENGIALDVVELLDAALAQFSHAFDKAETRHKVIGFIFDRLKGYCLDQGFSSDEFEAVLAVNPIRPFDFWLRIKAVQGFRALPEAESLAAANKRIINILKKSEQSVSDSIGTLVEVQEKNLLVAAEEAETVILPLLEEQNYPMALSRLAQLRETVDAFFDHVMVNTDDVALRNSRLALLAKLSSQFLKIADISKLQS; from the coding sequence ATGAGCAGCAACGATTTGTTATTCGAACTCGGCGGCGAAGAACTGCCGCCCAAATCCTTGAAAAAACTCAGCCAGTCCTTGCTGGACGGCATGGTCGCCGGCCTGAAAGAGGCGGGCTTGAACTTCAGCGAAGCCAAGGCTTATGCCTCGCCGCGCCGCTTGGCGGTATTGATCCGTAATCTGGACAGCCAGCAAGCCGACAAGGTGGTGGAAAAGCGCGGTCCTGCCTTGCTGGCCGCCTACGGTCCGGACGGTTCACCGAGCAAGGCGGCGCTGGGTTTTGCCGCCAGTTGTGGGGCGAGTTTCGATCAACTGGAAAAGCTGGAAACTGACAAAGGCGCGTGGCTGATTTTCAAACAAGCGGTCAAAGGCCAAGCCACCGCCGAACTGATACCCGACATCATCCGCAAAAGTCTGGCGCAATTACCGATTGCCAAACGCATGCGCTGGGGCGCTTACGAGCACGAGTTCGTGCGGCCGGTGCACAATGCGGTATTGTTGTTCGGCAATGAGGTGATTGAAGCCGAGATTCTGGGTTTGAAAACCGGTCGGCATAGTTTCGGCCATCGCATGCATGCTCCCAATCCGATCGAATTGAGCCATCCCAACGATTACGTCGACCAGTTGTTGGCGGCGAAAGTCACGGTCGATTTCGAACAGCGCATGCGGCAGATCGAAACCGGCGCGCAGCAGGCTGCCAGCCAATTGGGTGGCATCGCGCACATCGACGAGGACTTGCTGGAAGAGGTCGCTGCGCTGAACGAATGGCCAGTGCCGGTGGTGGGTAATTTCGATGCCCGCTTCCTGGAATTGCCGCAGGAAGTGCTGATCACGACGATGCAGTCCAACCAGAAATATTTCCCGGTCAAAAACGCGCAAGGCGGGTTGTTGCCGCATTTCATAACCTTCGCCAATATCGAAAGCTCCAATCCGGCTTCGATTCGCGCCGGTAACGAGCGCGTGGTGCTGCCGCGTCTGGTCGATGCCGAATTCTTCTGGAAGCAGGATAGAAAGCAATCCTTGGCCGACCGTGTCGACAGTCTGAAAACCATTGTGTTCCAGAAAGAGTTGGGTACCTTGTTCGACAAGACCGAGCGCGTCGCCAACCTGGCCGGCCTGATCGCCGAAAAACTCGGGGCCGATGTGGCGCTGGCCAGGCGTGCGGCCTTGCTGGCGAAAACCGATCTGATGACCAACATGGTCGGCGAATTCGCCAACTTGCAAGGCACGATGGGCCGGTATTACGCGGCGGCGGACGGCGAAGATATGGCAGTCGCTCAGGCTCAGGAAGAGCAATATTTTCCGAAACAATCCGGCGGCGAGATTCCCCAGGCGCCGATCAGCGTCGCGCTGGCGCTGGCGGAAAAAATCGACACGCTGGCCGGTATTTTCAGCGCCGGTCTGATTCCGACCGGTGACAAGGACCCTTACGCCTTGCGCCGCGCGACCTTGGGCATCTTGCGGATCTTGATCGAAAACGGCATTGCGCTGGATGTGGTCGAATTGCTGGATGCTGCGTTGGCGCAGTTCAGCCATGCGTTCGACAAGGCCGAAACCCGGCATAAGGTCATAGGTTTCATTTTCGATCGCCTGAAAGGATACTGCCTGGATCAGGGTTTCAGTAGCGACGAATTCGAAGCGGTGCTGGCGGTCAATCCGATCCGGCCGTTTGATTTCTGGCTTAGAATCAAGGCAGTACAAGGTTTCCGCGCCTTGCCGGAAGCGGAAAGCCTGGCGGCGGCGAACAAGCGCATCATCAATATCCTGAAAAAGTCCGAGCAGTCGGTTTCCGATAGCATCGGTACGCTGGTCGAGGTACAGGAGAAAAACTTGCTGGTTGCCGCCGAGGAAGCGGAAACCGTGATTTTGCCGTTACTCGAAGAGCAGAATTACCCCATGGCGTTGAGCCGCTTGGCGCAACTGCGCGAGACGGTCGATGCGTTTTTCGATCATGTCATGGTCAATACCGATGATGTAGCCTTGCGTAACAGCCGTCTGGCGTTGCTAGCCAAACTTTCCAGTCAGTTCCTGAAAATCGCGGACATTTCCAAATTGCAATCGTGA
- the gmhB gene encoding D-glycero-beta-D-manno-heptose 1,7-bisphosphate 7-phosphatase encodes MTERYVILDRDGTINVDSDAFIKSPDEWLPLPGSLEAIALLNRHGYKVVVISNQSGIARGLFDLATLEAMHDKMRRLTAGAGGQIEKVYFCPHGPADDCCCRKPKTGLFEDFAQDKRVDLKNVYSIGDSFRDIEASLAAGSRPILVKTGKGLQTLQKHPNLNFPIFENLYDAAKYIVSKS; translated from the coding sequence GTGACCGAGCGTTACGTCATCCTGGACCGCGACGGCACCATCAACGTTGATTCCGATGCATTCATCAAATCACCGGATGAATGGTTGCCGTTGCCGGGGAGTTTGGAGGCCATCGCGCTATTGAATCGGCATGGCTATAAAGTCGTGGTGATCAGCAATCAGTCGGGCATCGCGCGCGGCTTGTTCGATTTGGCGACTTTGGAGGCCATGCACGACAAAATGAGGCGTCTGACGGCAGGCGCGGGCGGGCAGATCGAAAAAGTGTATTTTTGTCCGCATGGTCCTGCTGACGATTGTTGCTGCCGCAAACCCAAAACGGGTCTGTTCGAGGATTTTGCGCAGGACAAGCGCGTTGATCTGAAAAATGTCTACTCGATTGGTGATTCCTTCAGGGACATCGAAGCCAGTTTGGCCGCGGGATCTAGACCGATACTGGTCAAAACCGGCAAGGGCCTGCAAACGCTACAAAAACATCCTAACCTCAATTTTCCTATCTTTGAGAATCTCTATGACGCAGCAAAGTATATCGTCTCGAAAAGCTGA
- a CDS encoding lysophospholipid acyltransferase family protein gives MTQQSISSRKADFRVYLGSTLFFVYILFSTPIVGVLILAGFWLPFEVRYKIADIWINCLLYVLKLCCGLGYEVEGLENIPKQGAAIILSKHQSAWETIALRQIVAPQTAVLKKSLLQIPFGGWALATLKPIAIDRSNQKEALKMLLEQGIARLREGLFVLIFPEGTRVAPGATKKFNAGGAMLAHKSGFPVVPLAHNAGEFWPRNSFLKYPGVIKVKIGPLICTQDKSAKEINAEAEAWITQAMREISKEQLA, from the coding sequence ATGACGCAGCAAAGTATATCGTCTCGAAAAGCTGATTTCAGAGTCTATCTGGGCTCGACTTTGTTCTTTGTTTATATCCTGTTTTCGACGCCCATCGTTGGTGTACTCATTTTGGCGGGTTTTTGGCTGCCGTTCGAGGTGCGCTATAAGATTGCCGATATCTGGATTAATTGTCTGTTGTATGTGTTGAAGCTTTGCTGTGGCCTTGGGTACGAGGTCGAAGGCCTGGAAAACATTCCCAAACAAGGGGCCGCCATCATACTCAGCAAGCATCAGTCGGCCTGGGAAACCATTGCCTTGCGCCAGATCGTTGCGCCGCAAACGGCCGTATTAAAGAAATCGTTGCTGCAAATCCCTTTTGGTGGTTGGGCCTTGGCCACCTTGAAACCAATCGCCATCGATCGCAGCAATCAGAAAGAAGCCTTGAAAATGCTGCTGGAGCAAGGTATCGCTCGGTTGCGGGAGGGCTTGTTCGTTTTGATATTTCCGGAAGGGACCCGAGTGGCGCCAGGAGCCACGAAAAAGTTCAACGCAGGTGGCGCAATGCTGGCGCACAAATCTGGTTTTCCGGTGGTTCCGTTGGCGCATAATGCCGGTGAGTTTTGGCCGCGCAATAGCTTTCTGAAATACCCTGGGGTAATCAAAGTCAAAATCGGCCCCCTGATTTGTACACAGGATAAAAGCGCCAAGGAAATAAATGCTGAAGCCGAAGCCTGGATCACTCAAGCTATGCGGGAGATTTCGAAAGAACAGCTAGCTTGA